GAGGAAGATGATAGAGCGCACGATCCAGTTGCCATCGTTTGTGGCAAGGGCAACAATGGCGGCGACGGTTTTGTGATCGCTCGCCATCTCGACTTTCGCGGCATCGCGGTGAAAGTGCTACTGCTCGCCGATCCCAACGACCTCCGAGGTGATGCGGCGACTAATTTTCGAATTCTGGAAAAGGCCGAACTGCCCATTCAGATCTTCGATGCGCCCCTTGATCTCGAGCGGTTTGATCGCGAACTCTTGGGCTCGGCTTGGCTGGTTGACGCAATGCTCGGCACCGGGGCCAGTGGCGAGCCACGATCTCCCTACGCCGAAGCCATCGACCGCATGAATGCCGCTGGCGTCCCGATCTTTGCCGTCGATTTGCCCAGCGGACTGAACTGCGATACAGGCCAACCCGCCCAGCATACGATTCGTGCCACCGCGACCTGCACGTTTGTTGCTCCCAAGCCAGGGTTCTTCACATCTAGCGGTGCTGCATATCGGGGACAACTGTACGTGGAGGACATCGGTGTGCCACGCCGGCTTCTATACCCGATCCAGCCATGAGTGCCACATTTTCAAAGGTCTGAAAGCGAAGGGTCATTCGGGAAGCTAGTGACGTTTGGTGGGTGGTGAGGATTTCGGCGAGGCAGTCCTCGATGGCAGCATGGAAGCTGGCGAAGTTGGCGTAGTGCCGGCCGCGAAGCGTGTGCCCCTTCACGAA
This genomic window from Pirellulales bacterium contains:
- a CDS encoding NAD(P)H-hydrate epimerase, which produces MPLPLTSHQIREIDRQAIADYGMSGLVLMENAGRGAATLLYRLMEEDDRAHDPVAIVCGKGNNGGDGFVIARHLDFRGIAVKVLLLADPNDLRGDAATNFRILEKAELPIQIFDAPLDLERFDRELLGSAWLVDAMLGTGASGEPRSPYAEAIDRMNAAGVPIFAVDLPSGLNCDTGQPAQHTIRATATCTFVAPKPGFFTSSGAAYRGQLYVEDIGVPRRLLYPIQP